The segment TCGCCGTGCGCGACCTCTCGCTGGACGTTCATGAGGGCGAAGTCTACGGCTTGCTCGGCCCGAATGGCTCCGGCAAGAGCACCACGCTCAAGATGCTCCTCGGCCTCGTCACGCCGACGTCCGGCACCGCGGAGGTTTTCGGAAACGACAGTCGCGCCTTCGCCGCCCGCAACGAAGTCGGCTTCCTGCCCGAGAATCCGTATTTCTACAAATTCCTCACCGGCGCCGAGACGCTGCGTTTCTACGGCAAGCTCTGCGGGCTGCGCGGCGCGAAACTGAAGAACCGCATCGAGGAATTGCTCGCGATGGTTGGCCTCGAGGATGCCCGGAATCGCCGCGTTGGCGGGTATTCCAAGGGCATGCTCCAGCGCATCGGTCTCGCCCAGGCCATCATTCAGGACCCCCGCCTCGTCGTGCTCGACGAGCCCACCGCCGGCGTCGACCCGATCGGCTCGCGACAGATTCGCGATCTCATTCTTAGCCTGAAATCGCGCGGCATGACCGTCCTGCTCACCTCGCATCTGCTCGAGCAGGTGCAGGAGGTCTGCGACCGCGTTGGCATCATGGCCCGCGGCCGATTGTTGCGCGAAGGCAACCTCGACGAGCTCGTCTCGGTAGATTCGCAGACCCAATACGTCGTCGAAAACTCGACGCCCGAACTTGCCGCGCAAATCGAGGCGCTCGTCACGCAGGCCGGCGCCACGCTCGTGGAAACGCGCCGTCCGCAACGCACGCTGGAGAAGGTCTTTCTCGAGGTCACGAGCGCCGGCGATCAACCCGGCCGGCCGTGAGCTTCTTCATCACCGGCACGGATACCGAAGTCGGCAAGACCTTCTTTTCGGTGCGTCTCGTCCGCGCCCTTCGCGCCGCCGGCATCGACGCCGTCGGGTTCAAGCCCGTGGCCTGCGGCGACTGGGAGGATGTCGATGCGCTGGTCGAGGCGGCCGATGGCATCGAGCCGCGGTCGGCCATTTGCCCGGTGCATCTCGACATGCCGGCGTCGCCGCTCACCGCCGCCTTCGCGCAGGAAACGACCATCGATCCCGCGACAATGGTGTCGGCATATCGCGCCCTCGCGGCCCGGCACGAGATGGTCATCGTCGAAGGCGCCGGCGGCTGGCTCGTGCCGATCACGCCCGATTATTTCATCGCCGACCTTGCCACCGAGCTCGCGCTGCCCGTCATCCTCGTCGTGCGCAACCGCCTCGGCGCTCTCAACCACACGTTGCTCACGATCGAGAGCATCCACCGCTGCGGCCTGCCGTGCGTGGGCATTGTGCTCAATCACATCGACGCTTCGGATGATCCCGCCGCCCGATCGAATCGCGCGACCTTCGAGTTGCTTCGCTCCGTCCGGGTGCTTTGCGAGCTGGAATCCACGCACGCCGAGCTGGATCTCGGTCTGCTCGCGCTGCCCGGCGTGCGGCATTGATCCATGGCCGAGCCGCTTTTCGCCGCCCGGGGTCTGCGCAAGATCTACGTCACCGGCGACGTGGAAGTGCGCGCGCTCGATGGCGTCGATCTCGATCTCTTCGCGGGTGAGCTCGTTGTCCTGCTCGGCGCATCCGGGAGCGGAAAGTCCACATTGCTCAACAACCTCGGCGGCCTCGATGTGCCGTCTTCCGGCACCCTCACCTACCGCGGCCGCGATCTCGCCGGTGCGGACGAAGCGGAGCTCACGCGCTTTCGTCGCGATGCGGTGGGTTTTGTTTTTCAATTCTACAATCTCATCCCCAGCCTCACGGCGCGGGAGAACGTGGCGTTGATCACCGAGATCGCGCCGAATCCCATGGCGCCCGAGGACGCGCTGGCCCTCGTCGGCCTCGCCGATCGCATGGATCACTTTCCCTCGCAGCTTTCCGGCGGACAGCAGCAGCGCGTCGCCATCGCCCGCGCCATCGCGAAGCAGCCGGAGGTCCTCCTCTGCGACGAGCCCACCGGCGCCCTCGACGTCCGCACCGGCATCAATGTTCTCGAGGCGGTCGAGCGCGTGAATCGCGAGCTCGGCACGCTCACCGTCATCATCACGCACAATGCGGTGATCTCCGAAATGGCCGACCGCGTGATCCATCTCTCCGACGGAAAAATCTCGGGAATCGACCGCAATGCCGAGCGCCATGCGGTGAGCACGCTCGCCTGGTAGATGCGCGTCCACCCGCTCGATCTCAAGCTCCTGCGGGACATCGGCCGGATGAAGGGGCAGATGCTCGCCGTCGGTCTCATCATGGCCTGCGGCCTCGCGATGATGATCATGGCGCGCAGCCTCATCCTCTCGCTGGAGTCCACGCGCTCCGCCTATTACGAGCGCTTCCGCTTCGCCGATGTCTTCAGCGATCTCAAGCGAGCGCCGAACAGCCTGCGGACGCGTCTTGCGGAGATTCCCGGCGTCGGCGCCGTCGAGACGCGCGTAACCGGCCGCATTCGGCTGAATCTTCCCGGACTTACCGAGCCGGCCGACGGCACGATTCTTTCGATTCCCGACGACCGCCCCAGCCAGCTCAACCAACTCTTTCTGCGCAGCGGGCGGCTGCCGGAACGCGGTCGTGCGAAGGAGGTCGTCGTGGGCGAAGCGTTCGCGAAAGCCCATGGATTCAGCGTCGGCGACACGATCGATGCGATCCTCTACGGCGCGGAGGAGCGATTGACGATCGTGGGAATCGCGCTGTCGCCCGAGTTTGTTTTCGAAGCGCGGCCCGGGGACACGCTGCCCGACAACAAGCGATTCGGTGTCTTCTGGATGAATGAACGTGAGCTCGCGGATGCGTTCAACCTCGACGGCGCGTTCAACAACGTCCTCATCGACGTCGCACCAGGCGAGGACGCCGCGCCGGTCATCGCCGCGCTGGATCGCCTCCTCGCGCCCTACGGCGGCCTCGTCGCCTACGACCGCCGCGACCATCCCTCCGCCCGCCAGCTCGACGACGAGATCGCCGTGCTCACCGGCCTGTCGTTCGCCTTCCCCGTCGTGTTCCTCAGCATCGCGGCGTTCATGACGAGCGCCGTGCTCACGCGACTGATCCGGCTGCAACGCGAGCAGATCGCGCAGCTCAAGGCCTTCGGCTACTCGTCGTGGCAGGTCGGCGGCCACTACCTGAAATTCGCGCTCGTCATCGTGATTGTTGGCCTCGCGGTCGGCACCGTCGCCGGCTTCTGGCTCGGCGATCACGTCGTCACGCTCTACCACAAGTTTTTCCAGTTCCCCTCGCTCACCTTTCATCCCGCCTATCCCGCGATCGGCGCGGCGTTCCTGGTGAGTGCGGGCGCCGCATTCGTTGGCGTGCTCGGCGCCGTGCGTCAGGCGGTGAAATTGCCGCCCGCGGAGGCGATGCGACCGGAACCGCCCGCCGAGTTTCGACCATCTGCCTTCGAGCGACTCGGCTTGCAGCGCTTCCTCAGTCCGTCGTTTCGGATGGCATTGCGCAATCTCGAGCGCAAGCCGTGGCAGGCGTTCTTCACCGCGCTCGGGCTCATGCTGGCGACGGGCATCCCCATCGTTCCTGGCGCGATGCGCGACGGCATTCACTACCTGCTCGATTTTCAATGGGACCTCGCCCAGCGCCAGGACGTAACCGTCAGCCTCATCGAACCCGGCCCGGCCTCCGCCTTCACGGCCCTTGATCATCTGCCCGGAGTCTTTGCGGCGGAGCCCTTTCGTGCGGTGCCGGCGCGGCTGCGCAATGGCCACCGATCCTACCGCACCGCGGTGACCGGCGTGCCGCCAAATACGCGACTCAACCGCGCGCTGGATCGCTTCGGACGCCCGATTCCGCTGCCTCCGGACGGCCTCATCATGTCGGCCAAGCTCGCCGAGATGATCGGCGCGAAGCCCGGCGACCAAATCTGGATCGAGGTGCAGGAGGGCCGGCGACCGCGCGCGCTCGTGACGGTGCAGAGCCTCATCACGGACTACTCCGGCCTCAGCGCCTACATGGATATCGACGCGCTCCGCGGGCTCATGCGCGAGGGCGGCACGGTGAGCGGCGCGCATCTGGCTCTCGACGCTTCGCAGCGGGACGCGTTCATGGCGGCGATCAAGGAGGCGCCTCGGGTCGCGAGCCTCGGCATCAAGACCTCCGTGCGCGAGAGTTTCCGCAAGACTACGGCGGAATCCATCTCGCTGATCCAGGGACTCTATTTTACGTTCTCGGTCATTGTGGCATTCGGCGTGGTCTACAACAGCGCACGCATCGCGCTCTCGGAACGCAGTCGCGATCTGGCGACGTTGCGCGTGATCGGCTTTTCGAATCGCGAAGTCGCCGCGGTGCTGATCGGCGAGCTCGCCATGCTCACTCTCGTGGCGCTCCCGATCGGCCTGGCCGTCGGCGCGGCTCTTGCGAGCTGGATCGTCTCCTCGGCGAGCACGGAAAGCGTGCGCCTGCCGCTCGTGCTCACGCCGCGCACGTTTTCCACGGCGGTTCTCATCGTGCTCGCGTCCGCGCTGGTCTCCTTTGCCGTGGTGAGCCGGCGCATCCGCCATCTCGATCTCCTCGGCGTTCTCAAGGCTCGCGATTAGCATCTTCATGGAAACTTCGAACACGCGCCGCCGTTCCAGATCTCCGCTCCGTCGCTTCGTGCCGTGGATTGGCGGCGCTGCGCTGGTCGGCTTCATCGTCTGGGGCCTGCTGCCGCAGCCGATTCCGGTCGATGCGGGCGAGGTGACGCGCGGGCCGCTCAAGGTCACCGTGCTCGAGGAGGGCAAGACGCGGATCCGCCACCGGTATGTGATCTCGTCGCCCGTGCCGGCCTACCTCAATCGCGTGCCGTTGCGGGCCGGGGCCGAAATCGTCGAGGGCGAGACCGTGCTGGCCACGCTTGCGCCGGCGCCGGCGAGCTTTCTCGATCCACGCGCCCGCGCCCAGGCCGAGGCGGCGTTGCAATCCGCCGACGCGGCCATCGAGCAGCGCGCCGCCCAGGTCGAGAGCGTGCGGGCGGATCTCGATCTCGCGCGCAAGGAGCTCAAGCGCAACGAACAGCTCAGGCGCACCGGCGCGATTGCCCAGTCGCAATGGGACACCGCGGCGAATCGCGTGGACGTGCTGCGTCGCAATCTCGACTCCGCGGAATTCTCGTTGAAGGTCGCAAAGTTCGAGCGCGAGCAGGCCGAGGCTTCGCTCATGCAGATGAAATCGGCGACGCCGGCTGGAGTGGCG is part of the Chthoniobacterales bacterium genome and harbors:
- a CDS encoding ABC transporter ATP-binding protein; its protein translation is MSAAPVAVRLRNLTRVYPVPLRRERLVAVRDLSLDVHEGEVYGLLGPNGSGKSTTLKMLLGLVTPTSGTAEVFGNDSRAFAARNEVGFLPENPYFYKFLTGAETLRFYGKLCGLRGAKLKNRIEELLAMVGLEDARNRRVGGYSKGMLQRIGLAQAIIQDPRLVVLDEPTAGVDPIGSRQIRDLILSLKSRGMTVLLTSHLLEQVQEVCDRVGIMARGRLLREGNLDELVSVDSQTQYVVENSTPELAAQIEALVTQAGATLVETRRPQRTLEKVFLEVTSAGDQPGRP
- the bioD gene encoding dethiobiotin synthase is translated as MSFFITGTDTEVGKTFFSVRLVRALRAAGIDAVGFKPVACGDWEDVDALVEAADGIEPRSAICPVHLDMPASPLTAAFAQETTIDPATMVSAYRALAARHEMVIVEGAGGWLVPITPDYFIADLATELALPVILVVRNRLGALNHTLLTIESIHRCGLPCVGIVLNHIDASDDPAARSNRATFELLRSVRVLCELESTHAELDLGLLALPGVRH
- a CDS encoding ABC transporter ATP-binding protein, which encodes MAEPLFAARGLRKIYVTGDVEVRALDGVDLDLFAGELVVLLGASGSGKSTLLNNLGGLDVPSSGTLTYRGRDLAGADEAELTRFRRDAVGFVFQFYNLIPSLTARENVALITEIAPNPMAPEDALALVGLADRMDHFPSQLSGGQQQRVAIARAIAKQPEVLLCDEPTGALDVRTGINVLEAVERVNRELGTLTVIITHNAVISEMADRVIHLSDGKISGIDRNAERHAVSTLAW
- a CDS encoding FtsX-like permease family protein, producing the protein MRVHPLDLKLLRDIGRMKGQMLAVGLIMACGLAMMIMARSLILSLESTRSAYYERFRFADVFSDLKRAPNSLRTRLAEIPGVGAVETRVTGRIRLNLPGLTEPADGTILSIPDDRPSQLNQLFLRSGRLPERGRAKEVVVGEAFAKAHGFSVGDTIDAILYGAEERLTIVGIALSPEFVFEARPGDTLPDNKRFGVFWMNERELADAFNLDGAFNNVLIDVAPGEDAAPVIAALDRLLAPYGGLVAYDRRDHPSARQLDDEIAVLTGLSFAFPVVFLSIAAFMTSAVLTRLIRLQREQIAQLKAFGYSSWQVGGHYLKFALVIVIVGLAVGTVAGFWLGDHVVTLYHKFFQFPSLTFHPAYPAIGAAFLVSAGAAFVGVLGAVRQAVKLPPAEAMRPEPPAEFRPSAFERLGLQRFLSPSFRMALRNLERKPWQAFFTALGLMLATGIPIVPGAMRDGIHYLLDFQWDLAQRQDVTVSLIEPGPASAFTALDHLPGVFAAEPFRAVPARLRNGHRSYRTAVTGVPPNTRLNRALDRFGRPIPLPPDGLIMSAKLAEMIGAKPGDQIWIEVQEGRRPRALVTVQSLITDYSGLSAYMDIDALRGLMREGGTVSGAHLALDASQRDAFMAAIKEAPRVASLGIKTSVRESFRKTTAESISLIQGLYFTFSVIVAFGVVYNSARIALSERSRDLATLRVIGFSNREVAAVLIGELAMLTLVALPIGLAVGAALASWIVSSASTESVRLPLVLTPRTFSTAVLIVLASALVSFAVVSRRIRHLDLLGVLKARD
- a CDS encoding HlyD family efflux transporter periplasmic adaptor subunit — translated: METSNTRRRSRSPLRRFVPWIGGAALVGFIVWGLLPQPIPVDAGEVTRGPLKVTVLEEGKTRIRHRYVISSPVPAYLNRVPLRAGAEIVEGETVLATLAPAPASFLDPRARAQAEAALQSADAAIEQRAAQVESVRADLDLARKELKRNEQLRRTGAIAQSQWDTAANRVDVLRRNLDSAEFSLKVAKFEREQAEASLMQMKSATPAGVAPVEIRAPVTGRVLNVFEESARMVNAGQSIMEVGDPRDLEAEIEMLSTDAVNVRAGAEVSIEQWGGGQPLAGHVTLVEPGGYTKVSALGVDEQRTLVRVDFDNLPEGVFGDRFRVEARVTTWAGKDVLQAPTGALFRRGNDWMTFLLEGGRARLAKVEIAHNNGVSAEVTAGLKAGDRVILHPPDTISDGSRVSVRAAD